The following proteins are encoded in a genomic region of Candidatus Nitrospira nitrificans:
- a CDS encoding type I secretion system permease/ATPase, whose protein sequence is MNNSGPQRVDHSSAAFFNGSPADSGLICLLILARFHDLPADGAQLRHQFAQPGQVLTDIDLLRAAKHLGLKAGLRKVEWRSLPTAPLPAMVKRKDGGYVVLAKVETETVLVQDPIEARPLVLSREQFEAMWTGELLLLAKRAHGGLQDLKFDFTWFIPAIVKYRTFFGEVLVASFFLQLFALLTPLFTQVVIDKVLVHKGFTTLHVLAIGMITLAVFEATLGGLRTYLFAHTTNRIDVSLGAQLFRHVLALPLSYFEARRVGDTVARVRELEQIRQFLTSHAVTVALDVIFTLVFLAVMWFYSSTLTLVVMASLPVYAVLSIAITPAIRARLHEKFNRGAENQAFLVEVVSGIQTVKAMAVEPPLLRKWEEQLAGYVRSSFRATSLMMIAGQSAACVQKVTTVAILWVGAYGVIEGDLSIGQLIAFNMLSAQVTGPLLRLVNLWQEFQQVGISVQRLGDVLNTQPEPSYNPNRTTLPHVTGHVRFDEVTFRYRPDGPEILRKVSFAVAPGHVIGIVGRSGSGKSTIAKLLQRLYVPERGRVLVDGVDLAQVDPAWLRRQVGVVLQENFLFNGSVRSNIALTDPGLGMDQVIQAAKSAGAHEFILELEDGYDTVIGEHGCTLSGGQRQRIAIARAVVADPRILIFDEATSALDYESEGVIQRNMARISQGRTVFIIAHRLSMVRLAHRIYVVEKGEIVEQGSHDELLHVGGFYARLHAHQVCMG, encoded by the coding sequence ATGAACAATTCCGGGCCGCAACGAGTGGATCACAGTTCCGCTGCTTTCTTCAATGGATCGCCGGCAGACAGCGGCCTGATTTGCCTCCTCATTCTCGCTCGCTTCCATGATCTTCCGGCCGATGGCGCACAGTTGCGGCATCAGTTTGCGCAGCCCGGGCAAGTCCTGACGGATATCGATTTGCTCCGCGCGGCCAAACACCTTGGGTTGAAGGCTGGTTTGCGCAAGGTCGAGTGGCGCAGCCTGCCCACGGCACCACTGCCTGCCATGGTAAAGCGGAAGGACGGCGGGTATGTCGTGCTGGCGAAGGTCGAAACGGAAACGGTATTGGTCCAGGATCCGATCGAAGCGCGCCCGCTTGTTCTCTCCCGCGAGCAGTTCGAAGCGATGTGGACGGGAGAACTTCTGCTCTTGGCCAAGCGGGCTCACGGCGGTCTGCAAGATTTGAAGTTCGATTTTACGTGGTTCATTCCCGCGATCGTCAAGTACCGCACGTTTTTCGGCGAAGTGCTGGTTGCGTCGTTCTTCCTTCAACTTTTCGCGCTGTTGACCCCGCTCTTTACACAAGTCGTCATCGATAAGGTGCTTGTCCATAAGGGCTTTACCACGCTCCATGTACTGGCCATCGGCATGATCACGCTGGCGGTCTTTGAAGCGACGTTGGGCGGGCTCCGCACCTATCTTTTTGCTCACACGACGAATCGGATCGACGTGAGTCTGGGCGCGCAACTCTTTCGACACGTGCTGGCGCTTCCACTTTCCTATTTTGAAGCGAGACGAGTCGGCGACACGGTCGCCCGTGTGCGTGAGTTGGAGCAGATCCGTCAATTCTTGACCAGCCATGCGGTCACTGTGGCGCTCGACGTGATCTTCACGCTCGTCTTCCTGGCCGTGATGTGGTTCTACAGTTCCACGCTCACGCTCGTGGTCATGGCGTCGCTTCCGGTGTATGCAGTGCTGTCGATCGCCATTACTCCGGCGATCCGAGCGCGCCTGCATGAAAAGTTCAATCGCGGCGCAGAGAATCAGGCGTTCTTAGTCGAAGTGGTCAGCGGAATCCAAACTGTGAAAGCCATGGCGGTCGAACCTCCGCTTTTGCGGAAGTGGGAGGAACAACTGGCCGGCTATGTCCGATCGAGTTTTCGAGCCACGAGCCTCATGATGATAGCCGGCCAATCGGCGGCCTGTGTCCAAAAGGTGACCACTGTCGCCATCTTGTGGGTCGGCGCCTACGGTGTGATTGAAGGCGACCTCAGTATCGGGCAGTTGATCGCCTTCAATATGCTGTCGGCGCAAGTGACGGGGCCGCTCTTGCGGTTGGTCAATCTCTGGCAAGAGTTTCAGCAAGTCGGGATTTCCGTGCAACGGTTGGGTGATGTGCTGAATACGCAGCCTGAGCCTTCATACAACCCGAACCGGACGACGCTTCCCCATGTGACGGGCCACGTTCGGTTCGATGAAGTCACGTTTCGCTACCGGCCTGATGGCCCGGAGATTCTTCGCAAGGTGTCGTTTGCCGTCGCGCCCGGACACGTGATCGGCATTGTCGGGCGGTCAGGGTCCGGGAAAAGCACCATTGCCAAATTGCTGCAGCGCCTCTATGTGCCGGAACGGGGGCGTGTGTTGGTAGACGGCGTGGATTTGGCTCAGGTCGATCCTGCATGGTTGCGTAGGCAAGTGGGGGTCGTGCTGCAGGAAAATTTCCTGTTCAACGGCTCAGTACGGAGCAATATTGCGTTGACGGATCCAGGATTGGGGATGGACCAGGTGATCCAAGCGGCGAAATCGGCCGGTGCCCACGAGTTCATCCTGGAATTGGAGGACGGATATGACACCGTGATCGGAGAGCACGGATGTACGTTGTCGGGAGGCCAGCGTCAGCGCATCGCCATTGCGCGGGCCGTGGTCGCCGATCCTCGTATTCTGATCTTCGATGAGGCGACCAGCGCGCTGGACTACGAATCCGAAGGGGTGATCCAGCGGAACATGGCGCGGATCAGCCAGGGTCGCACGGTCTTCATCATTGCACATCGACTGAGTATGGTGCGGCTCGCCCATCGCATCTATGTCGTCGAAAAGGGGGAGATTGTCGAGCAGGGGTCGCATGACGAGCTGCTCCATGTCGGTGGGTTTTATGCGCGCTTACACGCGCATCAAGTCTGTATGGGGTAG
- the accC gene encoding acetyl-CoA carboxylase biotin carboxylase subunit — protein sequence MFKKILIANRGEIAMRIIRACRELNIATAAIYSEADSTGIYVKKADESYLVGPGPVKGFLDSKQIVDLAKRIGADAVHPGYGFLSENAEFAELCQASGITFIGPSTHAITLMGSKVKARELAESAGVSIVPGTDGAIATVKEALAFAKQAGYPVMIKASAGGGGRGLRVVRSDDELRENMVVAAREAQASFGDGSVFIEKYIERPHHIEFQILGDRHGNIIHLGERDCSIQRRHQKLIEIAPSLILTQELREKMGDAAIAIARAVNYDNAGTVEFLLDQQGKFYFIEMNPRLQVEHTVTEQITAIDIVRNQIKIAAGLPLSIQQQDVILQGHAIQCRINAEDPKNNFLPCTGTVTAYLSPGGIGVRIDGAVYKDYTIPPYYDALLAKLTVRGRTWEETVSRMRRSLEEYVLRGVKTTIPFMEAIMHEPDFIAGRFDTSYLDTHPELYSYHEFEQPEDLVLALSAAIAAYEGL from the coding sequence ATGTTCAAGAAAATCTTGATCGCCAATCGCGGTGAAATTGCCATGCGGATCATCCGCGCCTGCCGCGAATTGAACATCGCCACCGCCGCCATCTATTCCGAAGCGGACTCGACCGGGATTTATGTCAAGAAGGCGGACGAATCCTACCTGGTCGGCCCAGGTCCGGTGAAGGGATTCCTGGATAGCAAGCAGATCGTCGACCTGGCCAAACGGATCGGCGCCGATGCCGTTCACCCTGGATACGGGTTTCTGTCTGAGAATGCGGAGTTCGCCGAACTCTGTCAGGCTTCCGGCATCACGTTCATCGGCCCGTCTACCCATGCCATTACCCTGATGGGCAGCAAGGTCAAGGCGCGCGAGCTTGCCGAATCCGCCGGCGTATCGATCGTGCCCGGCACCGATGGGGCGATTGCCACCGTCAAAGAAGCCCTGGCCTTCGCAAAACAAGCGGGCTACCCGGTCATGATCAAAGCGAGCGCCGGCGGCGGCGGTCGCGGGCTTCGCGTGGTCCGATCCGACGATGAGCTGCGAGAGAATATGGTGGTCGCGGCTCGCGAGGCCCAGGCGTCTTTCGGCGACGGCAGCGTCTTCATCGAGAAATATATCGAGCGGCCGCATCATATTGAGTTTCAAATCCTGGGAGATCGGCACGGGAACATCATCCATCTTGGAGAACGAGACTGTTCGATCCAGCGACGACACCAGAAGCTGATCGAGATCGCCCCCTCGTTGATTCTGACCCAGGAACTTCGGGAAAAGATGGGCGACGCCGCCATCGCCATCGCGCGCGCGGTGAACTACGACAATGCGGGAACCGTGGAGTTTCTGCTCGATCAGCAGGGAAAATTCTACTTCATTGAAATGAATCCGCGCCTCCAAGTCGAGCACACGGTGACCGAGCAGATCACGGCCATCGATATCGTGCGGAATCAGATTAAAATCGCGGCGGGCCTGCCGCTCAGCATCCAGCAACAGGACGTCATTCTGCAAGGCCACGCCATCCAGTGCCGGATCAATGCGGAAGACCCAAAAAACAATTTCCTCCCCTGCACAGGCACGGTCACGGCGTATCTCTCTCCGGGTGGAATCGGCGTCCGCATCGACGGAGCCGTGTACAAGGATTACACGATCCCACCCTATTATGACGCCCTGCTGGCCAAGTTGACGGTCCGGGGACGCACCTGGGAAGAAACCGTCAGCCGGATGCGCCGGTCCCTTGAAGAGTACGTGCTCCGCGGGGTAAAAACCACGATCCCCTTCATGGAAGCGATCATGCACGAACCCGACTTTATCGCGGGACGTTTCGACACATCCTATCTGGACACCCACCCTGAGTTGTACTCGTACCACGAGTTTGAGCAGCCGGAGGATCTGGTGCTGGCGCTGTCTGCGGCGATCGCCGCCTACGAGGGCCTCTGA
- the oadA gene encoding sodium-extruding oxaloacetate decarboxylase subunit alpha: protein MAKRRPPTKKPQKKTRAAAPTIKTSKSVASRPSELTITPAAGKPVLITDVALRDGHQSLLATRMRTEDMLPIAQKLDAVGYWSLEVWGGATFDTCLRFLKEDPWERLRALRAAMPNTKLQMLLRGQNLVGYRHYADDVVERFIERSAVNGIDVFRIFDALNDVRNLDRAVSEVKACGKHAEATICYTVSPVHSIDRFVDLAKKLEDLGTDTICIKDMAGLLAPLDAYHLVRRLKTAVKVPLHLHSHYTSGMASMASLMAILGGLDMLDTSISPLAGGTSHPATETLVASLQNTPYDTGLELASFQPITEHFRTVRRKYRQFESDFTGVDAEILMSQIPGGMLSNLAAQLTEQNALDRMKEVLDEVPRVRKEMGYPPLVTPTSQIVGTQATLNVLTGDRYKVITTETKNYFLGLYGRAPGQVDLDVMARATGDETPIKARPADRLDPEMDDAKKELPGSAQTVEDQLSFVLFPAIARDFFEAREKGELIPEPLELGSTKGPTTAHELHLAPVEFNVTVHGETYHVKVSGSGRKIDGRKPYYIRVNDKLEEVSLEPIQEVLAGVPESQETGAGGKPKRPRPAKPGDVAPPMPGRVVKLLVAVDDHVKAGDPLLIIEAMKMESRVPAPIDGRVAAILTAEGDNVKTDETLIQLE, encoded by the coding sequence ATGGCGAAAAGACGACCACCGACTAAGAAACCTCAGAAAAAAACCAGAGCGGCCGCTCCGACGATCAAGACCTCAAAAAGCGTCGCATCCCGCCCCAGCGAGCTCACGATCACGCCGGCCGCCGGCAAGCCGGTACTGATCACGGATGTCGCCCTGCGAGACGGCCATCAATCGTTGTTGGCGACGCGCATGCGCACGGAAGACATGCTGCCCATCGCGCAAAAGCTCGATGCGGTCGGCTATTGGTCGTTGGAAGTCTGGGGCGGCGCCACCTTCGACACCTGTTTGCGTTTCTTGAAAGAAGATCCCTGGGAACGGCTCCGGGCCTTGCGGGCCGCCATGCCCAACACCAAGCTCCAAATGCTGTTGCGCGGACAAAACCTCGTCGGCTATCGCCATTACGCCGACGACGTGGTGGAGCGGTTCATCGAACGTTCGGCCGTGAACGGCATTGATGTCTTCCGCATCTTCGATGCCCTCAACGACGTGCGGAATCTCGATCGAGCCGTGAGCGAAGTGAAAGCCTGCGGCAAACATGCCGAAGCCACCATCTGTTACACCGTCAGCCCGGTCCATAGCATCGACCGGTTTGTGGATTTGGCCAAGAAGTTGGAAGATCTGGGGACGGATACGATTTGCATCAAGGACATGGCCGGACTCTTGGCCCCGCTCGACGCCTACCACCTGGTGCGTCGGTTGAAGACCGCCGTCAAGGTTCCACTGCATCTCCATTCGCATTACACCTCCGGCATGGCGTCCATGGCCTCGTTGATGGCGATCCTCGGAGGCCTCGACATGCTCGATACCTCCATCTCTCCGCTGGCGGGAGGAACCTCTCATCCGGCGACGGAAACGTTGGTCGCGTCGCTCCAGAATACCCCCTACGACACGGGGCTGGAACTCGCATCCTTCCAGCCGATCACCGAACACTTCCGAACGGTCCGCCGAAAATACCGCCAGTTCGAGAGCGACTTTACCGGCGTGGACGCGGAAATCCTCATGTCGCAGATCCCCGGCGGCATGCTGTCGAACTTGGCCGCCCAGTTGACGGAGCAAAATGCCCTGGACCGGATGAAAGAGGTTCTCGACGAAGTCCCGCGTGTGCGAAAGGAAATGGGCTATCCCCCGCTCGTCACCCCGACCAGCCAAATCGTCGGAACCCAGGCGACACTCAATGTGCTGACCGGTGATCGATATAAAGTCATCACCACCGAAACAAAAAACTATTTCTTGGGATTGTACGGCCGCGCTCCCGGACAGGTCGATCTCGACGTGATGGCGCGCGCGACCGGCGATGAAACACCGATCAAGGCCAGACCGGCCGATCGGCTGGACCCGGAAATGGATGACGCGAAAAAAGAGCTTCCAGGCTCGGCTCAGACCGTCGAGGACCAACTGTCGTTCGTGCTGTTTCCCGCCATCGCGCGGGACTTTTTCGAAGCCCGCGAGAAAGGCGAGTTGATCCCTGAGCCGCTCGAATTGGGATCGACGAAAGGTCCTACCACCGCTCACGAATTGCACCTGGCTCCCGTGGAATTCAACGTGACGGTGCACGGCGAGACCTATCATGTGAAGGTCTCGGGCTCCGGTCGCAAAATCGATGGACGGAAGCCCTACTACATCCGTGTCAACGATAAACTCGAAGAAGTGTCGCTTGAACCGATCCAAGAAGTGCTCGCCGGTGTCCCGGAGTCCCAGGAGACCGGAGCGGGAGGAAAACCCAAACGCCCCAGACCGGCGAAACCGGGTGATGTGGCTCCGCCCATGCCTGGCCGGGTGGTGAAACTCCTGGTGGCGGTCGACGATCATGTCAAGGCCGGCGATCCGCTGTTGATCATCGAGGCGATGAAGATGGAAAGTCGAGTCCCGGCGCCGATCGATGGAAGAGTCGCCGCGATCCTGACCGCCGAGGGGGACAATGTGAAGACGGATGAAACTCTCATCCAACTGGAGTAA
- a CDS encoding alpha/beta fold hydrolase: protein MKLSSNWSNPITGSILRFPGPGRFALLVLCLVSHLMTSCTTPPPIPPYFEPLGGTPIERIPIKTVLVHGQRIAYLDAGTGPPVILIHGFGGSMWQWEHQQHALSQHFRTLTLDLPGSGLSDKPDIDYLPDQMLDFCIGFMDALQIPRATLVGNSMGAGLAIGMTLTHPARVDKLVLISGLPSQVMAKLTSRSFRQALESRAPVWLISLGNWLFGGLVTDSVLKEIVHDHRLLTPAVIERSNQNRRRPGIIKPILAARNALPSWEADFASRISSITHPTMIIWGEHDRVFPLAVGEELHHRLRGSTFVRVPKAGHMPQWERPDLVNRSMIAYIQPSP from the coding sequence ATGAAACTCTCATCCAACTGGAGTAATCCCATCACCGGCTCGATTCTCCGTTTCCCCGGACCTGGGCGGTTTGCACTGCTCGTCCTCTGCCTCGTATCGCATCTCATGACCTCCTGCACCACGCCTCCACCGATCCCGCCCTATTTTGAGCCGTTGGGAGGCACCCCGATCGAGCGCATCCCGATCAAAACCGTTCTCGTCCATGGTCAACGGATTGCCTACCTCGATGCCGGTACCGGCCCGCCGGTCATCCTCATCCACGGCTTCGGCGGATCCATGTGGCAATGGGAGCATCAGCAACATGCCTTGTCTCAACATTTTCGCACCCTGACGCTCGATCTTCCCGGTTCCGGCTTATCCGATAAACCGGACATTGACTACCTGCCGGATCAGATGTTGGACTTCTGTATCGGGTTCATGGACGCGCTACAGATTCCTCGCGCGACACTGGTCGGCAATTCCATGGGCGCCGGGTTGGCCATCGGCATGACCTTGACCCACCCCGCTCGCGTCGACAAGCTCGTGCTCATCAGCGGACTCCCGTCTCAGGTCATGGCCAAACTCACGAGCCGGTCGTTCAGGCAAGCCCTGGAATCTCGAGCCCCGGTCTGGCTGATTTCGTTGGGCAACTGGCTGTTCGGCGGGCTGGTCACCGATTCCGTCCTGAAAGAAATCGTCCACGACCACCGCCTTCTCACGCCGGCCGTCATCGAGCGATCCAACCAAAACCGCCGACGCCCCGGCATCATCAAACCCATTCTGGCCGCCAGGAACGCCCTCCCCTCCTGGGAAGCGGATTTCGCCTCACGCATCAGCAGCATCACGCACCCGACCATGATCATTTGGGGCGAACACGACCGGGTGTTTCCCCTGGCTGTCGGTGAAGAACTGCACCACCGGCTTCGCGGATCCACCTTCGTCAGAGTTCCCAAGGCCGGTCATATGCCGCAATGGGAACGGCCTGACCTGGTCAACCGATCGATGATCGCGTATATTCAACCGTCACCCTGA
- the tpx gene encoding thiol peroxidase, with protein MRTRYAGFIGATLCFSLGLVGCHTMGGSTGAGFSYKNMPVADGTAVAGEGNKVLFKGNPLALAGNGVKVGDALRDVNVAQNDLSLVNIAQTKGAGKVRIISVVPSLDTPVCEQQTHLLSERNKGLDKMVELITVSVDTPFAQKRFAAEAKIANVTFLSDYRGAEFGKTHGLFLEGPHILTRAVLVVDKTNTIRYLQITPEITQLPDMEEALQFARRLVTES; from the coding sequence ATGCGGACAAGATATGCTGGTTTCATCGGCGCCACGCTGTGCTTTTCGCTGGGCCTTGTCGGATGTCACACGATGGGCGGATCAACCGGCGCCGGCTTTTCCTACAAGAATATGCCGGTGGCGGATGGAACTGCGGTTGCGGGCGAAGGCAACAAGGTCCTCTTCAAGGGCAACCCGTTGGCGCTCGCCGGTAACGGAGTCAAAGTCGGTGACGCGCTCCGCGATGTGAACGTCGCGCAGAACGACTTGTCCCTCGTGAACATCGCGCAGACGAAAGGCGCGGGAAAAGTCCGTATCATCAGCGTGGTCCCCTCGCTCGACACCCCGGTCTGCGAACAACAGACGCATCTTCTGAGCGAGCGCAACAAGGGCCTTGATAAGATGGTCGAATTGATTACCGTGAGCGTCGATACGCCCTTCGCCCAAAAACGGTTTGCGGCAGAAGCGAAAATCGCCAACGTCACCTTCCTCTCCGATTACCGGGGAGCCGAGTTCGGCAAGACGCATGGTCTCTTTTTAGAAGGGCCGCACATTTTGACGAGAGCGGTCCTGGTCGTCGATAAGACGAACACCATTCGCTATCTTCAAATCACTCCGGAAATCACTCAACTTCCGGACATGGAAGAAGCCTTGCAATTTGCTCGTCGGCTGGTGACGGAGAGCTGA
- the sthA gene encoding Si-specific NAD(P)(+) transhydrogenase, with translation MAHYDLLVIGTGPAGQKAAIQAAKLNRKVGIIERKAVVGGVCINTGTIPSKSLREAVLYLSGFRQRSIYGGAYRVKKKITIEDLAFRANHVIKREIEIVRNQMARNQVDMVFGSASFLDPHRLRIQREHGALELTADYIVIAVGTEPARPSHIPFDDHAVIDTDGLLTLKHIPDSIVIVGGGVIGTEYASMLAALGIPVTLIDKRPRLLEFVDAEIIDTLQQRMKDLGVTLYHDEEVLAIKRERNNSIHVSLRNNRPIRTSTLMYAIGRVGATGTLNLEAIGLQPDTRGRVTVNAHFQTSIPHIYAAGDVIGFPALASTSMQQGRHAACHAFGHPDRTDTSLLPYGIYAIPEISMVGRNEDELQQANIPFEVGIARYREIARGQLIGDETGMLKLLFHRDTKHLLGVHAIGEGATELIHIGQAVMAFHGKIDYFIDTVFNYPTLAECYKVAALDGMNRMSGPWVPYI, from the coding sequence ATGGCTCATTACGATTTACTTGTCATCGGCACGGGACCCGCCGGCCAAAAGGCCGCCATTCAGGCGGCCAAGCTCAATCGGAAGGTCGGGATCATCGAGCGAAAGGCCGTTGTCGGTGGGGTCTGCATCAATACCGGCACCATTCCAAGCAAATCCCTCCGCGAAGCGGTGCTCTACCTCTCCGGGTTTCGACAGCGGAGCATCTACGGAGGTGCGTACCGTGTCAAGAAGAAGATCACGATCGAAGACTTGGCCTTCCGCGCGAATCATGTCATCAAGCGCGAGATCGAGATCGTGCGGAATCAGATGGCCCGCAATCAAGTCGACATGGTGTTTGGTTCCGCCAGTTTTCTCGATCCTCATCGTCTGCGCATTCAACGAGAGCATGGCGCGCTTGAGCTGACGGCGGACTATATTGTCATCGCCGTGGGGACGGAGCCGGCTCGGCCGTCCCACATTCCGTTCGACGACCATGCGGTCATCGATACGGACGGCCTCCTGACCCTGAAACACATCCCCGACAGCATCGTCATTGTCGGAGGCGGAGTGATCGGAACGGAGTACGCCTCGATGCTCGCTGCCTTGGGAATCCCCGTCACCCTTATCGACAAACGACCGCGGCTGTTGGAGTTCGTGGACGCTGAGATCATCGACACGCTCCAACAACGCATGAAAGACCTCGGTGTGACGCTGTATCACGATGAAGAAGTCCTGGCGATCAAGCGAGAGCGGAACAACTCTATCCACGTATCCTTGCGGAACAACCGGCCGATTCGGACGTCGACACTCATGTACGCGATCGGTCGCGTCGGGGCGACAGGGACGCTCAATTTGGAAGCCATCGGACTGCAACCGGATACCCGAGGACGGGTTACCGTGAACGCTCACTTCCAAACCTCGATTCCTCACATCTATGCCGCCGGCGATGTCATCGGGTTTCCGGCACTGGCCTCGACGTCGATGCAACAGGGCCGCCACGCGGCCTGCCATGCGTTCGGTCACCCGGATCGTACGGACACCTCGCTCCTCCCGTACGGCATCTACGCCATTCCTGAAATCTCCATGGTGGGACGAAACGAGGACGAGCTGCAGCAGGCAAACATCCCCTTCGAAGTCGGCATCGCCCGTTACAGGGAGATTGCCCGCGGGCAGCTCATCGGCGACGAAACCGGCATGCTCAAGCTGCTGTTTCATCGGGATACCAAACATCTACTGGGCGTTCACGCCATCGGCGAGGGAGCGACCGAGCTGATCCACATCGGTCAGGCCGTCATGGCCTTTCACGGCAAGATCGATTATTTCATCGACACGGTCTTCAATTATCCGACCCTGGCCGAATGTTACAAAGTCGCAGCCCTGGACGGCATGAATCGCATGTCAGGGCCGTGGGTTCCGTACATCTAA
- the tenA gene encoding thiaminase II has protein sequence MSFSNHLRKLATSIWDAQLSHPFVVALGNGTLPEQKFTYYILQDARFLGDLARVFFAAALKAPDSESALRFNKLAEETIVVERSLHESYGKKWALTPKQMTSVPMAPTNYAYTRHMLSVAASGTAAEITVVALPCAWVYCVVGQHLLKKGAPPKNHPYRDWLMLYASPEFAQVQRWMRKKVDQWAKTAGKEELRRMEDSFIISSRYEWMFWDMAWNEEQWPV, from the coding sequence ATGTCATTTTCAAACCATCTGCGCAAGCTCGCCACATCCATCTGGGATGCCCAATTGAGCCATCCCTTCGTCGTCGCCCTCGGCAACGGCACGTTGCCTGAACAGAAATTCACCTATTACATTCTGCAGGACGCCAGATTTCTCGGCGATCTGGCGCGTGTGTTTTTCGCCGCCGCGCTGAAGGCGCCTGATTCGGAATCGGCCTTGCGGTTCAACAAGCTGGCCGAAGAGACCATCGTCGTTGAACGGAGCCTGCACGAAAGCTACGGAAAGAAGTGGGCGCTGACGCCGAAGCAGATGACCTCCGTGCCGATGGCGCCGACGAACTATGCCTACACCAGACATATGCTGTCCGTCGCCGCCTCAGGCACCGCGGCGGAGATCACCGTCGTCGCGCTCCCCTGCGCCTGGGTCTATTGCGTCGTGGGGCAACACCTTTTGAAGAAAGGCGCGCCGCCCAAGAACCATCCCTACCGCGACTGGCTCATGTTGTACGCGTCGCCGGAGTTTGCCCAAGTCCAGCGGTGGATGCGCAAGAAAGTCGATCAGTGGGCCAAGACCGCCGGCAAGGAAGAACTGCGGCGCATGGAAGACTCCTTCATCATCAGTTCACGCTATGAGTGGATGTTCTGGGATATGGCCTGGAACGAAGAGCAGTGGCCGGTATAG
- a CDS encoding DUF2283 domain-containing protein, giving the protein METKIKLFFDPVGNTLTVWFGDPDQEHICEETGNDVILMKNRTGQVIGFEKLNFVPAGTDMPLVSFETMATPAP; this is encoded by the coding sequence ATGGAAACGAAAATAAAGCTATTCTTCGACCCGGTTGGAAACACCTTGACAGTATGGTTCGGAGACCCAGATCAGGAACATATCTGTGAAGAGACCGGCAATGATGTCATTTTGATGAAGAACCGGACTGGACAAGTCATTGGATTCGAAAAGCTGAACTTCGTTCCCGCTGGGACAGACATGCCTCTTGTCAGTTTTGAAACCATGGCGACACCGGCTCCCTAA
- a CDS encoding DUF5647 family protein codes for MNLLESRNSLLGMEFDRHLREHPEFVDKIPENAQVVLLLEGDEDFNTWSLRVGKEQATHDQPLPYVMIKKLALAHSRIEELSLLAG; via the coding sequence ATGAATCTTCTTGAATCTCGAAACAGTCTCCTCGGGATGGAGTTTGATCGACACCTCAGAGAGCATCCCGAATTCGTTGACAAGATACCGGAGAACGCTCAGGTTGTCCTACTACTCGAAGGAGATGAGGACTTCAATACGTGGAGCCTGCGCGTCGGCAAAGAACAAGCGACGCACGATCAACCTCTACCCTATGTGATGATCAAAAAGCTCGCTCTAGCCCACTCGCGCATTGAAGAACTGAGTCTCCTGGCTGGATAA
- a CDS encoding thiaminase II/PqqC family protein, protein MTSQSLPKQLPDNNHPDRDWLMLYASPEFAQVQRWMRKKVDQWAKTAGEEELRRMEDSFIISSRYEWMFWDMTWNEEQWPV, encoded by the coding sequence TTGACAAGCCAATCACTGCCGAAGCAGCTCCCAGACAATAACCATCCCGACCGCGACTGGCTCATGCTGTACGCGTCGCCGGAGTTTGCCCAAGTCCAGCGGTGGATGCGCAAGAAAGTCGATCAGTGGGCCAAGACCGCCGGCGAGGAAGAACTGCGGCGCATGGAAGACTCCTTCATCATCAGTTCACGCTATGAGTGGATGTTCTGGGATATGACCTGGAACGAAGAGCAGTGGCCGGTATAG
- a CDS encoding SemiSWEET transporter, with the protein MDGAIILGITAGTLTTVAFIPQLAKALKSKSTGDLSWGMVLTFTIGVLLWLIYGIWIDSLPVILANAVTFFLQLGIISVKIKYG; encoded by the coding sequence ATGGACGGAGCCATCATCCTGGGGATAACGGCCGGAACCTTGACCACGGTTGCCTTTATTCCACAACTCGCGAAGGCCTTGAAATCCAAGTCAACCGGCGATCTATCCTGGGGGATGGTGCTGACGTTCACGATCGGCGTGCTGTTGTGGCTGATCTATGGAATCTGGATCGATTCGCTACCCGTAATTCTGGCCAATGCAGTAACCTTTTTTCTCCAGCTTGGCATCATCTCTGTCAAAATCAAATACGGGTAG